A stretch of DNA from Yoonia sp. G8-12:
ATCAGGATGGATTTGGGCATCTCTTCAAGCAGGAAGATATCATTCGACGTAATCCCAAACTCGGCGCCTTCCATTTCAGGAACCACCGGGCGTCCGCCGGTCGCGACAAGGATATGCTTGGCTGTCACATCCTTGCCAGTCGAAAGGGTCACTGTGTGCGGGTCTTTTATCTTGGCACGCGCGTCGATGATTTCCACGCCGGACCCGTCAAGCAGTTTGCGGTAAATTCCTTCGAGCCGATCCAACTCGGTGTTCAGCTTGGTGCTGAACTTGGACCAGTCAAAAGGCCCCTCTTGCACGTCCCAGCCATAGGCGCGCGCGTCGTCAAACATCTCGGAGTAGCCCGATGCAAAAACCATCAGCTTTTTGGGCACACAGCCGCGGATGACGCAGGTGCCACCCATGCGGTATTCCTCGGCCAAACCCACCTTGGCCCCGGTCGCCGCGGCCACGCGCGCCGCACGGACGCCTCCAGAGCCACCACCGATTACAAAAAGATCATAGTCGAAAGTCATGTTTTGGCTCCGTTTTCTGCCTTGGGTGGGCTTGATGGTAGATTTGGACGTGCGGTTTGAACTGCATCGGTAATCGCGTCCAAAGCATCTGGGGTCAGCACCTTGCGGCTGCAACCGATGTAACGATCTTTCACGTCACCTTGATGGCGGTAGGCAAAAACCAAAGCCCGCTGGTTTTCGCCCAGACTGGCCCATTGCAGCTCATCCCATTTGAACGACACCGTGCGTAACGGGCGATGCAGGGTCAGACCATCAGGATCGAGCCGCCCCAGGCTGGGGGTGCGCAGATAGCTATAAGCAATGAACACCGCCCAAGCCCCGCACAAAAGACCCAGGATAACCTCGAGCGTCGTGCCTGAGGTCAAGAGATCATACCATAGCCAACTGACCATCGAGAACGTCAGGATGGTAAAGAAATGCTGGCGCTGGGTGCGTTTGAATTCCATCGATCAGGGGTCAGTCCGCAATATCGACAAAGATATTATCGTCATCCAGCACATCAAACTGGACGACATTGCCGGTGTCGTTGGTGATGTCGCGGGTGGCCACGCGGCCATCGCCATACCCCACGATAACTACATCGCAGACATCGATGAAAAGGCCGTTTTCCACGACACCGGGAATTTGATTAATCATCAGGCTGAGCTGGCGCGGATTGCCGATCCTTTTGAGGTGCAGATCGAGGATAAAGTTCCCCTCATCGGTTACATAAGGCTGGTCGCCTTGCATGCGCTGGACCACATCGCGGCCCAAAACATCCATGCTGGTGAGCATTTCCCCAATGAGGCCTTGGGTGACCGGCAAACCAAAAGGGATGACTTCGACAGGCAAAGGGAATGCGCCCAGCGTGTCCACTTTCTTGGTGGCATCGGCGATCACGATCATGCGGTCGCTTGCGGTGGCTACAATCTTTTCGCGCAGATGCGCGCCACCGCCGCCCTTGATCAAGGTCAGGTCCGCGTCAAATTCGTCTGTCCCGTCAATGGTCAGATCAAGCCATTTTGCCTCATCCAGCGTGATCACATCAATCCCGACCTTTTTGGCCAGCAAAGCTGTGCGCTTGGAGGTCGGCACGCCTTTGAACTTGAGCCCCTCTTCACGCACCATTTCGCCCAGACACTGCACCAGCCACTCAGCGGTGGAACCGGTCCCAAGGCCAACCTTCATGCCGGATTCAACGAATTCAGAAGCCTGCTTGGCCGCGACGAATTTTGCCTTGTCGATGGGGGCGAGTTCACCAGACATCAATCCACTCCGAAATCTTTCAGCCGCTTTATATGCAAGATTACCTCAGGGTGCGAGGCCCCAATTGACGAAAGGTCACGACCGCCCCGAAGCACCTGCGTTTTCTCTGGAAATGTGTCGCATTTGACTGACACTGCGGATCAAATGGGGGTAGGGTCGGTCAAACTGACAACACCCCCAGCAAGGAACCCGGTTTTCATGTTCTTATCCGTCTTCGATATGTTCAAAGTGGGTATCGGCCCCTCCTCGTCCCATACCATCGGGCCGATGGTTGCGGCGGCCCGCTTTCTGGATCATTTGCGCGCGCAGCCTTTCGAGGTCGCAGGCGTGCGGGCGTCCCTGCACGGCAGTCTGGCCTTTACGGGCATCGGCCACGCTACCGACCGCGCCGTGATCCTTGGGCTCGCGGGATTTCGGGCTGATGATTATGATGCGGAC
This window harbors:
- the rpiA gene encoding ribose-5-phosphate isomerase RpiA, whose protein sequence is MSGELAPIDKAKFVAAKQASEFVESGMKVGLGTGSTAEWLVQCLGEMVREEGLKFKGVPTSKRTALLAKKVGIDVITLDEAKWLDLTIDGTDEFDADLTLIKGGGGAHLREKIVATASDRMIVIADATKKVDTLGAFPLPVEVIPFGLPVTQGLIGEMLTSMDVLGRDVVQRMQGDQPYVTDEGNFILDLHLKRIGNPRQLSLMINQIPGVVENGLFIDVCDVVIVGYGDGRVATRDITNDTGNVVQFDVLDDDNIFVDIAD